TCAAGGTCACTAGAGCTCGTCGTATCTGTTGAGTTTATTGCTTTTAACTTTTTTGTCGATGGCTTataatttatcatttttttgtGCATTTTGTAGACTTTAGTAAATATCATTGAGTAGAAAATAGTGATAAGGCATGCTAtaattaaaaaagcaaaaattacACTTTTCTGTAAATTTTTCACTACGTTGTTTGGCAAATAAGTATCATCTGGTTGACAGATGCGAAAGTCACAGAAAAACTCATGACAGTATGGAACATCCATTTTTGTTCGTGTGGAAAAACCAAGAGTTTGAGGAATCGCGGCTGCCAAACATATCACAAGAAGAAACAAGATGGAAGCCTTTGCTCTGAATGGAGTTATTAGATTTCTGTTAAGGCAAATTATTAGCAAAAACCTGTCCAAagctattaaaaacaaaataccaCATGACAGAGGAATTGCAAAGTATACCATAAACCTTTCGATTTTGCAAAAATAGTTTGAGCCTGAATTTCCACCAACAAGTGTGTATATGGCTATTGGCATCGCTGTCATACATATAACCAGGTCGACAATTGCTAGCGCAATTATTAAGATTGATGTTGTGGTTTTCTgcatatatttgcaaaaaagAATTAGTGTTAGAAGGTTGCCTAGGATCCCGAGGATGCATAAGGGAGTATAGAGCAGCGCACCTGCCCATATCCATCCGGATAAGCTAAAATCAAGCAAGCTGATTCTTTCAATCCTGTTAGTAGTTTCATAGACATTTTGCAGTTCATCGCACATTTGCTTTTTCAGGCTGTCATCACAGGATACATTAGCAGGTGTCCATTCAAGCTGACGATATTCTTTGGCAGCTACAAACAGTGAAACAGTTTCACCAATTTCATCAGTAATAAAGATTTTACACCTTTCAACTGACGCAGAAATGATGTGGCGCGTTATCTCCTATTGCTATCAgctttaattttttgatttaatGTTCGCCACCACAAAGATCACAACTACAAAGAGTATTAAACGTGTATTAAAGTGTATTAAAACTAATTCTAAAACATGTCTAGATGACAATGGTCAGCTGCCAGTCATCAACTCCAGTCTAACAAATTTATCTCCATCTACACACAATTTATAAGCTCTCTAGTCTTTTAGTGATGGGTGAATCATGTACGGAGGTGTATTGTTTCCTCAACTTAAAACTATTGATAGTTTTGAAATATTGTTGGCACAAGGAATAGTACAACTTCGAAAAGTTTGACTTTCTAACATTTATTTAAAACCAGTTcaaatgtttgttaaaacaAAACTCTAATGGCTGAAGAAGAGAGTTAGATGATCACAAAGAGATATTTCTGAATGGCTCTTTTAAGAAATCTGCTTTTTATTAGCGCAACCAAATAACACTTCATAAAATCATAATACAGGCACTTTTGAAAATGACACTTCTAAAGTGTATTGTACAGATATAGTACACATaagtatactgtatacatgGTGACATTTTTAGGCAAGAAAGATAAAAAATCACGAGTTGTAATTCAGCAATTAACATGAATTGCTGAAATACACCCAGTACaaacatacaattttttaaaaacagtttatcttctctaaataaaaaaaatgttggtTGTCTAGTGATGGTTTTTCTAGCTTTTAAAATGGCAAGTACAGAGTTTTCCTTTTAGCCACAAGCAAAACCTGTTAAAAATAGTTGCATTCATCTAGACATGATTTTCATAGTAGtttgaaaatgaacaaaattattttagaaTTAAACATTCCTGTCTATGATGATGATGGTGCAGCTTGAGTAATACAATTGAAAACTATGTTAATGgtgacttaaaattttatttatattgatgATGACTTGATTTAACAATAGTTAGCGTTCAAagcataacaaaaaattagtaGTCAAAAGGAATATGTTTTCTCGATACATTGCTTTTCAGAGAACATACTAAAATATGAGTGCATGTTGTGGCATAAACAACATTGTGGCACAACATCATCATTACACTGATAAGTTGTTCTTCCAGTCTTTTATCATACGATGAGCAACAAGATTATCACTTGATATTGAattaatgcaattgaaattcaCAGCAAACCTAAAGGAGTGCAATATTGCATTTTGAAATGGTCACCAACTCTGATAACAAAGTTGAGTCATATAATGAGATATTTACTCACTGAGAGTCATGATTTCTTTGGTTGTTACCGTGGAAATACAGTTTGTCTGTAGAGAATCTAGGTCCTAGCTCTGGTTTTAGTAATAGCTTCTACAAAAGAATACGAGGGGTGAAATGTTTTTATGGCATCAATACTAAGAGGTAATGTTAAAAGCAGTAGGGGTAATAATAAGTGATGTTTAAATATTGTGCATTTGTAGTAGtattaatagttataatattagTAGCAGTATTCGTAAACGTAGCATCAGTCTGCGGTGGTAGGAGTCAGGGTAGTACTAGTGGAGATCAtgatagtagtagtaacagtatcagtagtagtagtaggggTAGCAGTAGTGGTAGTAATATTAAAAGTATCAGTAAAGTAGCAGTAGTAATTAGTGAAAAATTGCTAGAAGAAGAGGAATAATAGTACCTGTGTAAGATGCCATATAGCACTGTTATATAGAAACAGAGGAATAATAGTACCTGTGTAAGATGTCATAGCACTGTTATATAGAAACAGAGGAATAATAGTATCTGTGTAAGATGTCATAGCAGTGTTATATAGAAGAAGAGGAACAATTGTACCTGTGTAAGATGCCATAGCACTGTTATTGAGAATAGACCAGTCCTGAAAACATCACTAATTTACATAAAACTTGACTGCAGTCAGTTTTAGAATTGAGACGACCCATGAAAATGCCATTCTGAAATAACTGATATGTTAGGAATTGCTTTTTATtggttataataataaatttttttatttattgataaaaacGCTTTTTAAAAAAACCATAATTGTTTACCTAACGTTTTCTAGATCATATAAATTAGAAAGATAAATACTTGAGTTCAGCAGCAATTATGACTCAAGAGAcaaccagatacatgtatatgctgacTCAAAACCTACTCTATATGACATCAGTCAAGCAGCAAAAACCTCTGAATTGTAACATCAGAATCAAGATTCGGCATCACTTGCACAGGCTAATAACTTGAAATTCAATTCGACCAAATAGCTAAAATGctaaaattcattttaaaaggACATTAAGACAAAGTTTTACTGATAGTCTTTTTTTGATATGCGTTAAGTATGTTTATCAAAAAAGTGTAAAATCAGCAAAACCACTTGACTTTTACAGAAAAAGAAATTACCTGAACTATAATACTGATGCATGTAAATCCTCATTGAAAGATTTACTAGCTGAAATGATACAGTCACAACCAAGTATTCCTTTCGCATCGGGTGTCTCTACCGAATGGAGCTAACTTTTCTgatttactaataaatatgaTGATGAAGTCTAAACAGCCAATCAGCAGCAAGGGCACATCCTCAGGCGCTGGAAATGAATCACACTTATCATCTTCGAACTCaaacaaaatttacaaaaatactTTGTGCTGATCgcttaaaatacttttttttgaagtaaagaaaaatgttttgaggAATATGGTTTCTGCGTAGAGTTTAAGTGCATTCACTGATTTCAAAAGCTGCATTGTTTGGTGAAGCCTTGCATGATATATATTAGTGATTATTACAAATGGTGAGTCAAATATACTGAAATGTTTGTATGATAAGGTAGTCCTAAATTCGAGTTTGACTATCAAACTCAATTGGAGTTTATCCATacctaaatatttaaataattaaaatcattatgtaaattttttattttttatgtttagaGTGAGACAGAGAATCCAAACATTCAGCATAATATTTAGCTGTTTTTTAGTTTCCCATTGCAAGAAAccagaaaaaactaaaaaatttacatattaataataatagtcaaacaataaatatttcattGAATAAGTAAAGTTTGTTAACTAGTTATAAACCAAAAATGACTCCAAGTCTACAAAATACTGACCACTTTACTTAGTAGTTGGTTCTGTAGATTTACAGATATACAaacaactgatggctgccagtTTAAACCAGCTCGCTGCCGATGATTCACTCTAATCTTTAGATAAATCTACATAATGTGATGGTATCTTCTATCCGCTGTTCACTTCTCTAGTCAGTAATAATGGCTACACTGTTTCCTTGATAAAGAACATTCTATTATTTCCTTACATACTTATACACTTGAAGCTTATAAACTTGATACTGTTAAACACCAACATATTGATGCATGAAGTCTAGCATTTAAATATGGTTACATGTAGGAAGAAGTAATATGTATCGCAATATCAGTTTAAACAGCTATGACCAAGATTTGAAGGGTATTTCATgagacattaatattgttatgtaATGCAAATTGTAATACAATATAAGACAATAGAATATGATATAAGATATTATAACCCAATATACATCAACATAGcatgataaaatattatataagttaATAGAACTCATAATACACCATAGCCTAACATAAGAAAgcattatattatacaatataattaaatataaatataatattacataatgATGTTTGgcaatataatatacaataattaACTAGAGTATAgtctaattttataaaatattgtacagtaaactaaaatataataatatattttaagaaagtataatattaaaaactagagtataatataatttgagatAATATAGTGAACTAGggtataatataatttaatgatgttaatataattaagtaaaatatagcataataaaatacaacataacCTAGTATATTCTATCAAAATATAATACATTGTAATATAATACACTAgattatgatataatttgatataccgtaaaacctctatttgagtgctATTCATTCTCGAATAGCTGGTGCTTgatttttcaacccttcatcaatagtggcattttattaaaggtgacattcaaatagagggtggcgttgtatttctCGAATAGTTCGCCGGAaatttgggaagataaatttaacccttttactggcGAAGATAATGTCACCTATGTTTTGCACTCTCCTCCGGTCAGAGCAATTTAACATTACTCTTTCTAGATGTGAAAAATCTGCTATAATTTAGTTTGCGATTAACCTACAATGATCTTCTAGCCTGCATGGTGATTTGTTGAATgtgtcaattttttattttcgtCTTTTAGATGTAAAGCGTTTTTTTTATAACTACATTTagcaatctatatataaatatctgaATGTTTGTCATCGTCTGTCTAGATATCTGTGAagttataactattaaaattttagaatGAAAAGCTCGCTTCGtgctggacttgaactcacagagattgcaacAGTGAGTTTCTAACCACATATTTGACCACTTAGCTACACAGTCCTTAGAATTCTATTgcttttatcatatactgtatacccttttctcaattgcacacgctaaatgatgtattaattgatacattttgCCAATGGCTCATCGCACCTATGATATCCctgtcataaaatatttttcacccaactctataaaacacgatgctttCTCGTCTTCACCATTCTAGGGCGAACTTGTTTACGACATAAGATATCAACAATGATTTTTctcaaaactaaaatttggttatagttgtactgattacgacgaaacaacaaaaatgtcgaTATGCTATTTTGCCGCTATGTCACTTCAGCGGTATCTGTTATGATAAAAActgattcgcaaacagataagtgataaaatttttgtttaaagtttcaagtttactaaaatgcatactaaaactttcttcagtatgtgtttagtaaactaaactcatttaagttaaattcagcgtttatgttacacatttgTCTTAAAGATAAGCactctgcacatagtacattataatgttatattatcttacAGATCGTAATCACGAAATGCACCAATgttgtaggtaattatagttactaaagttaacatattgttttgttactactttTAATGCTgttgattttgatgattttcatcAAGAGGTggttgcattagataattactataggtttctataccactattttgtctatacgatattttcaccttatgatgccaacactgaaacgaactaaaatcaaatacattgcaattgtataccaaataatttttcattgtaatcgtagcaaaacagagtatattttgctattacttgctaatgattccacatttacatttaaacacctttacagttttatatttcctaatttatttcaacaaaacacttatttcatgatatgaaatttaaaagttacagttgtttgaaaaagtttgaaaacttttatagttgtttcattttttctcttaattcatttgaacagCACAAAACCAcgtttctcataatatgaagtttataacttagaatggtaaattttgtatatatattaaataaaaataaattttttgtctaaAGACTTTGTTATTACCTaggcaacgctgggcattctcCTAGTCTATACTATCAAAAAGTATGTTCACCCGTTTGTCCGAAGCCAATCTAAcagcgttaggaaaaaatattccATCCGGCGAGAATCGAATCCGGGGCATCAGTCATAGACCACATAAAATAATCATAACATACATGTCGACCACAATGCCACTCAGTCGCCTTACAGTTTCAGGTATCAGTTCTTCAGCTTTACAAACGCATAGTATGGCTCATAGTATAGTCATAGTATGGCTCAGCAAAGCCTTTCCGTATAACCATGAGTCTCATAATGCGGCTTTAGCAGGCTTCGTACAAATTGTTTCTGATTAATGAGTAGTTAACAAATTATTTATTGTATCCGTACTTACACAAAAGAAAGCAATTATCTGCAtgtgttgagccaataaaaTCCATCTTAATGACCCATTCTTAGcgtagttttgctttgcaaaaacttttattttgtattgcaATTTGTTGTTAGCAATGACCAGTCGTGCAAAATGCAATGCAGCTCCGAATTTTTGCTAATTTTAGATCTATGGACTTGAGATGATTTTTCATTGAGCATTAGTACTACTGAGAGTTATAATTGATAtgttatcagtaataataatgctgtaaactgtaataatattgataaagaGTCCGACTCGGACATGCTCAGTCTTCTCAAAAATTGCCGAAAGAGCGTTCATTCTCATTCTGTAACGCATTTGTTGTAATTTTCAGGGCTTCGGCTCATGTAACATTTTATGATgatttatttgttatcaaacatttttatagaccTATGATGTCATCGaacaatatgctataaatctgaaaatttataagttatgtaataataatctaccaaacgctacaaatatatttattcaagaacaagtgacaaaaacaaaccatattaataatacatgcggaaacaaaaacagcatttttgaaacaaaaatatttgcatcgtttgctcggccagttggaTGCTGAttgttgatataatattttactgattgcttgctattatgggttcataaagatcaaagaatgttacAGTAGCCGCCAAATGGAGGTAGCATTTAATTatagggtggcgctctatttttcaacccttctgtagtggtggtcaaataaaggtggcgttcaaatagaggttttacgataaaaTCATAAACTAGAGTATAATGTGATTAAATGTAAGATATTACAGCATAATAAACTATAATTTAATACAGCATAATATACTGTGATATAGTATAACAACATGTATACTAACAGACCCACTAATAGTGTTTGTGCAGACTAACAGACcgacacacacaatgacaaagtcagatttattaatatagtcatacaaatcaaatttgtaaaagttaatctaatatataatattttcgtTATTTCGTATCTGCGAAGTGTGCAACATAACATTAattttcatgagaaaatgaaGCTTtatagtttgtttcagtgttatcttcaagtgtacagGTGCTAAAGCTGTCATAAGAGTTAGATGTTAACTGTTAACTCCAGTcatgtatcaaatatagatgttacCTATTAAGTGCTAACTCCAGTCATATATTAAATGAAGACCCGACAATAGATCAAATGGTCCTACTATTTTGTTCATACTGTAATAAGAGTGAATAAAATTGTGTAATACAACATGTCTCTGTCATTGCATCATCACTGTTATACGTACAATACAGATTTGAAAACTGCTGCTACAGAGCAGTTGATAGAACGCCTATCTTTTGCATTCAccttcagtaatgatacaacaGGGGGAGATTAACCTCGGTCTCCTAGTTTGGTTGTGGTGCGAATGTGATTTGCTTTTACATGCAGGTATTTGAGAGTGAAAAATCAAAAATCATTAGGAACCTGCTCAAACCTTCTTCACCTTTATATTTGAATTGATTTATGTTTACGTAATATTAGATGACTCGCTATTGGAACAAAGGTATCCTTTCTACAAAGACAAGTGTTTGAGTAGTGACAAGCATCTGCAGGGAAAATATGTCATTTTTAAGCAATTTGTTCTGTAGCTTGTAGCAGCCGTAAGTTAAGTAAAaccattgcaattgtctaagaATTGAATTGTACTCAATGAAGCATGCAAGCAATACTTTACACAGAATTACCCATTTGACAAAAACTTAACACTTTTATGTTTCTTTTTAAAAgagaaatacaaaaaaatataataattggtgTTTATTAGAGTTGAttgcaaaaataaattatgataTAAGAAATAAAAGCTGTATAGCAAACCATCACAATATAAACACATGAAATTAAGTCTGCAACCAGCCTATACCATAAGCACTAATGTAACAGCAaactagtatataatattactattgctaTGGCGTGCAGCCACATTTTTATGTGACCACATGAGTTCACGATTACATTGTCTCATGAATACATCACTGCATGTCACTTAACACTTTCCTATGATCACATGGCTACATGAGTAGAGCAGCAGTATGACAGTGAGCATGTCTTCATATGATTTCGTGGCCTCATGAGCATATTATAACGTGATAGTTCTATCACATCACACGATCTTATTGCAAGCAAGTAGTTAGAATGCCAACAGAACCATATTTGTTTGTCTATGCAGAAAGTACTGTCGGAGTTGTGATAGCAGTTGTTGCACTTGTTTTTGACGATTTCTCTGGACAACAGAACAGGCGACTCATGCAGcagtaatttttataaaatgttcgAAGAGCATTTTTGAACTGTGGGTTTAAATATGAGTAAATTATAGGATTTGTTACGTGATTAAAGTAATAAAACTGCCATAAAAATTGCCGATACTCATTTCTCAAGCAGCCATCGTAGGTTTTTCGTTTTTCACAAATATCGAATACGATCATGATGCTCATTGGAGAATAAGCAAGGATGAAAGATGCAGTCACAAGAAAAAGTGTTACTGCTGTCTTTAAATGAGGGAGattctttttattttcttttattctcTGTGAAGTTGGTCTCGTAGCATCGCTATTTGTCAAAGCAATCTCTTCagttaaaatttcatcaaagttattattttttgaagatgCTGCACTTTTACTTATAGTTTGATCAAGGTCACTAGAGCTCGTCGTATCTGTTGAGTTTatcacttttaatttttttgtcgaTGGCTTataatttatcatttttttgtGCATTTTGTAGACTTTAGTAAATATTATTGAGTAAAAAATAGTGATGAGGCATGCTATAATTAAAAAAGCCAAAATCACacttttttgtaagtttttcaCTACGTTGTTCGACAAATAAGTATCATCTGGTTGACAGATGTGAAAGTCACAGATAAACTCATGACAGTGTGGAACATCCATTTCCGTTCGTGTGGAAAAACCAAGAGCTTGAGGAATGGCAGCTACCAAACATAGCACAAGAAGAAACAAGATGGAAGCCTTTGCTCTGAATGGAGTTATTAGCTTCCTGTTAAGGCAAATAATTAGTAAAAACCTGTCCAAagctattaaaaacaaaataccaCATGACAGAGGAATCGCAAAGTAAACCATAAATCTTTCGAGTTTGCAAAGATGGTTTGAGCCTGAATTTCCACCAACAAACGTGTATATGGCTATTGGCATCGCTGTCATGCATATAACTAGGTCGACAACTGCTAGGGCAATTATTAAAATTGATGTAGTTGTTTTCTGCATATATTTGCAGAAAAGAATTACTGTTAGGAGGTTGCCTAGGATACCGAAGATGCACAAGGGACTATAGATGAGCGCCCCTGCCCATATCCATCCGGATGAACTAAAATCAAGCAAGTTGATTCTCTCGATCCTGTTGGAAGTTTCATAGATATGTTGCAATCCATTGCACATTTCCTTTCTCAGTCTTGGATCACAGGAAACATTAGCAAGTGTCCATTCAAGCTGACGATATCCTTTGGCAGCTAAAAACAATGAAACTATTTCACCAATTTCATCAGTAATAAAGATTTTACATCTTTCAACTGATGTGGAAATGATGTGACGTATTATCTCCTATTGCTGTCagcgttaatttttgtttgttgaattAATGCTGGTCACCACAAAGATTACAATTACAAAAGGCAAATGTATTAGaaccatttttattaaaaccataTTTTCAAGTATATTAAAACTAATTCTAAAACATGCCTAGATAACAAAGGTCAGCTGCCAGTCATCAACTCCAGTCTATCAAATTTAGCTTCATCTACATGCAATTTATAAGGTCTCTAGGGTTTTAGTGATGGGTGAATCATGTACAGAGGTGTATTGTTTCCTCAACTTAAAAATATCGATAGCTTTGAAAGATTGTTGGTACAAGGATTAGTTCAAAACTTtgactttttaactttttaaaaaaccaATTCACATGTTTGTTCAAACAAAACTCTAATGGTCGAAAAAGACAGTTAGATGATATCTAAGACATACTTTAGAACGGCTCTTTCAAATAAGTTTCTTTTTATTAGCACAACCAAATAACACTTCATAAAATCATAATACAGACACAGTTTTGAAAATGACACTTCTAAAGTGTATTGTACAGATATAGTACACATaagtatactgtatacatgGTGACATTTTTAGTCAAGAAGGATAAAAAATCACGGGTTGTATTTCAGCAATTAACATGAATTGCtgaaatacatacaatacaaatatacaattttttctaaagtttttaCTTCTCTAAATATAAAGGAAATGTTGTCTAGTGATGGTTTTGCTAACTTTTCAAATGAAAAGTTTAAAGTTTTCCTTTTAGCCACAAGCAAAacctgttaaaaatatttgtattaattTAGACATGATTTTCAAAGTAGTTTAAAAATGAGCAGAATTATTTTAGAATTAAACATTCCTGTCTATGATTATTCCTGTCTAttatagaggtggaacgagacaggttttttaagttcgagacgagactcgagacactgtcttgtaaaaattcgagactcaagacacgagacagtaaaataatgagcatttggttatgatttcactacacaagtactagctacttggtatatataaaattaataaaactattattagattgaattttcacctggtgtaaacgatttaaaagtttttgtaaacaaaagtgacacaaacagctctaaaataccgaagttatatattctaagaattttgagcttgattgatcataattattataaacatattgctttgtaaatgtatatttttatcatctattgaataggtcttactttttaatgtaatgtgtaatcagacctgccaacccaagagtggggcaatgcgtgagatttggttttggggcaattgatgtatcaatgatagtatgtataaaattgtggaaattggggcaaaaaacctcacgcattttcattttttctttggggtgattgtgtgagtctcacgcccaatgcgtgagagttggcaggtatgtgtgTAATGAAACTGATAGCcttcgctctacaaagaaataccgcaactaaaataACACctgataacactttcattcttatcatttcattaatgttaaattttgtttgtgtattaactgtagtatgtgaattatatttaaattgtactcatgaaattatattaattactgtatacatgcacatgtatattcttatattgagcgaacaaaacgtcattgttaaccgaacacggactatggtcgacacggcctttcgtttgTTTCTCCGTGTCAGGGCAAGTTTTAcgcgcgattggtagtatatacgtaaagaggcccgaattttatgtagggcagttggtgtttagacacgatacgataaaatacagatattttacccgcaaaagtcttatttattaaattggattatccgaagagtaattagatacgacccggtatctgttttaaggacacagaaccgaactaaaatatattaacagggccgttgtccggactacatgattagactcagtggccaacataatcaatagcaacaggtagtaacagaccgggtataactttaaaggcagttgcccgcaatccattacaatatatggagttgttgctaccgcaagaagccatgttttaacaaccgtgcgcaggcgctttagttctatttcctgtctcgagtttggcaatagttcagtcgagacgagaccgatacgagacgagacaggtcgatactcgagacctCTCGTGTCTCGTTCTACCTCTACTGTCTAAAACTATACAAATGGTGACTtgatattttttttatgttGATGATGACTTGATTTAACAATAATTAGCATTACAAGTATAAAAAAGAATTGGTAGtcaaaagaaatatgttttctTGATATCTTGTTTTTCAGAGAACATTCTGAAATGAGAATGCATGTTGCGGTAAAAACAACTTTGTGCTACAACATCATCACTGCACTGATACGTTTTTTTTCTAGTCTTTCATCATATGAGCAACAAGATTATCACTTAATATTGAACTAATGCAATTAAAGTTCACAATAAACCTAAAAGAGGGTAATGTTGCAGTTTAAAATGGCCACCGACCCTGATAACCAAATTGAGTCATATAGTGTAATAGCAGttaattgtaataaaatttttcaCTCACTGACACCCATGATTTCTTTGGTTGTTTCCACGAGAATACAGTTTGTCTGTAGAGAATCTAGGTTCTAGCTCTGGTTTCAGTAATAGCTTCTACAAAAGCATACGATCGGTGAAATTTTTTTAAGGCATCAGAACTAAGAGGTAATGGTAAAATAGCAGTAGGGGTAATAATAAGTGATGTTTAAATATTGTGCATTTGTAGTAGTATTGATAGTTAAACTATTAGTAGCAGTATTCGTAAATGTAGCATCAGTCTGCGGTGGTAGGAGTCAGAGTAGTACTAGTGGAGATCATGATAGTAGTACTAACAGTATCAGTAGTAGTATgggtagcagtagtagtagtaatattaaaaGTATCAGTAAAGTAGCGGTAGTAATTAGTGAAAAAGTGCTAGAAACAGAGGAATACTAATACCTGCGTAAGATGCCATATAGTACTGTTATTGAGAATAGACAAGTTCTGAGAGCATCActaatttacataaaatttgaCTGCAGTCAGTTTTATAATTAAGACGACTCACGAAAATGCCATTCTAAATTAACTGATATGTTAGGAGTTGTTTAATAACTTGAAACTTAATTCAACTAAATAGCTAAAATTCATCATAAAAAGACATTT
Above is a window of Watersipora subatra chromosome 3, tzWatSuba1.1, whole genome shotgun sequence DNA encoding:
- the LOC137391160 gene encoding 5-hydroxytryptamine receptor 1F-like isoform X2; translated protein: MTLTAKEYRQLEWTPANVSCDDSLKKQMCDELQNVYETTNRIERISLLDFSLSGWIWAGALLYTPLCILGILGNLLTLILFCKYMQKTTTSILIIALAIVDLVICMTAMPIAIYTLVGGNSGSNYFCKIERFMVYFAIPLSCGILFLIALDRFLLIICLNRNLITPFRAKASILFLLVICLAAAIPQTLGFSTRTKMDVPYCHEFFCDFRICQPDDTYLPNNVVKNLQKSVIFAFLIIACLITIFYSMIFTKVYKMHKKMINYKPSTKKLKAINSTDTTSSSDLDQTISKSAASPKNSNFDGVLTEEIALTNSDATRPTSQRMKENRKNLPHLKTAVTLFLVTASFILAYSPMSVMIVFDICEKRKKYDGCLRNDYRKFLWQFYYLNHVTNPIIYSYLNPQFKNALRTFYKKYCCMSRLFCCPEKSSETSATSASTTTTALSA
- the LOC137391160 gene encoding 5-hydroxytryptamine receptor 1F-like isoform X1, whose product is MRIYMHQYYSSAAKEYRQLEWTPANVSCDDSLKKQMCDELQNVYETTNRIERISLLDFSLSGWIWAGALLYTPLCILGILGNLLTLILFCKYMQKTTTSILIIALAIVDLVICMTAMPIAIYTLVGGNSGSNYFCKIERFMVYFAIPLSCGILFLIALDRFLLIICLNRNLITPFRAKASILFLLVICLAAAIPQTLGFSTRTKMDVPYCHEFFCDFRICQPDDTYLPNNVVKNLQKSVIFAFLIIACLITIFYSMIFTKVYKMHKKMINYKPSTKKLKAINSTDTTSSSDLDQTISKSAASPKNSNFDGVLTEEIALTNSDATRPTSQRMKENRKNLPHLKTAVTLFLVTASFILAYSPMSVMIVFDICEKRKKYDGCLRNDYRKFLWQFYYLNHVTNPIIYSYLNPQFKNALRTFYKKYCCMSRLFCCPEKSSETSATSASTTTTALSA
- the LOC137390315 gene encoding 5-hydroxytryptamine receptor 1F-like, with product MGVTAKGYRQLEWTLANVSCDPRLRKEMCNGLQHIYETSNRIERINLLDFSSSGWIWAGALIYSPLCIFGILGNLLTVILFCKYMQKTTTSILIIALAVVDLVICMTAMPIAIYTFVGGNSGSNHLCKLERFMVYFAIPLSCGILFLIALDRFLLIICLNRKLITPFRAKASILFLLVLCLVAAIPQALGFSTRTEMDVPHCHEFICDFHICQPDDTYLSNNVVKNLQKSVILAFLIIACLITIFYSIIFTKVYKMHKKMINYKPSTKKLKVINSTDTTSSSDLDQTISKSAASSKNNNFDEILTEEIALTNSDATRPTSQRIKENKKNLPHLKTAVTLFLVTASFILAYSPMSIMIVFDICEKRKTYDGCLRNEYRQFLWQFYYFNHVTNPIIYSYLNPQFKNALRTFYKNYCCMSRLFCCPEKSSKTSATTAITTPTVLSA